In Macrotis lagotis isolate mMagLag1 chromosome 8, bilby.v1.9.chrom.fasta, whole genome shotgun sequence, a single genomic region encodes these proteins:
- the ARHGDIG gene encoding rho GDP-dissociation inhibitor 3 isoform X2: MADKEGIRAVHEEDLDEVDLDYKAPEKKTLQEIQQLDQDDESLTKYKQALLGPIPEAVDPSLPNVQVTRLTLVCEQAPGPITMDLTGDLESLKNQVFVLKEGVDYKVKISFKVNKEIVCGLKYLHHTYRKGIRVDKAMYMVGSYGPRTEEYEFLTPMEEAPKGLLVRGTYHIKSFFTDDDKTDHLSWEWDLNIKKDWKD; the protein is encoded by the exons ATGGCGGACAAGGAAGGCATCCGGGCTGTCCATGAAGAAGACCTGGATGAGGTCGACTTGGACTACAAAGCCCCAGAGAAGAAGACTCTGCAGGAGATCCAACAGCTGGACCAAGACGATGAGAGTCTAACCAAGTACAAGCAGGCCCTGTTGGGGCCCATTCCTGAGGCTGTGG ATCCCAGCCTCCCCAATGTGCAGGTGACACGGCTGACGCTGGTGTGTGAACAGGCCCCTGGACCCATCACCATGGACCTGACAG GGGACCTGGAATCTCTCAAGAACCAGGTGTTTGTGCTGAAGGAAGGCGTGGATTACAAAGTGAAGATTTCCTTTAAG GTCAACAAGGAGATTGTCTGTGGCTTGAAGTATCTGCATCACACCTACCGCAAAGGGATACGAG TTGACAAGGCCATGTACATGGTGGGGAGTTATGGGCCAAGGACAGAGGAGTATGAGTTTCTAACGCCCATGGAGGAAGCCCCCAAGGGTCTACTCGTTCGAGGCACCTACCACATCAAGTCCTTCTTCACGGATGATGACAAAACAGACCATCTGTCCTGGGAGTGGGACCTCAACATAAAGAAAGACTGGAAGGActga
- the ARHGDIG gene encoding rho GDP-dissociation inhibitor 3 isoform X1 → MLAWDVCELGAQVLELLWLTLCARDFMADKEGIRAVHEEDLDEVDLDYKAPEKKTLQEIQQLDQDDESLTKYKQALLGPIPEAVDPSLPNVQVTRLTLVCEQAPGPITMDLTGDLESLKNQVFVLKEGVDYKVKISFKVNKEIVCGLKYLHHTYRKGIRVDKAMYMVGSYGPRTEEYEFLTPMEEAPKGLLVRGTYHIKSFFTDDDKTDHLSWEWDLNIKKDWKD, encoded by the exons ATGCTGGCCTGGGACGTGTGCGAGCTGGGGGCCCAAGTGCTGGAACTCCTGTGGCTGACGCTGTGCGCCAGAG ATTTCATGGCGGACAAGGAAGGCATCCGGGCTGTCCATGAAGAAGACCTGGATGAGGTCGACTTGGACTACAAAGCCCCAGAGAAGAAGACTCTGCAGGAGATCCAACAGCTGGACCAAGACGATGAGAGTCTAACCAAGTACAAGCAGGCCCTGTTGGGGCCCATTCCTGAGGCTGTGG ATCCCAGCCTCCCCAATGTGCAGGTGACACGGCTGACGCTGGTGTGTGAACAGGCCCCTGGACCCATCACCATGGACCTGACAG GGGACCTGGAATCTCTCAAGAACCAGGTGTTTGTGCTGAAGGAAGGCGTGGATTACAAAGTGAAGATTTCCTTTAAG GTCAACAAGGAGATTGTCTGTGGCTTGAAGTATCTGCATCACACCTACCGCAAAGGGATACGAG TTGACAAGGCCATGTACATGGTGGGGAGTTATGGGCCAAGGACAGAGGAGTATGAGTTTCTAACGCCCATGGAGGAAGCCCCCAAGGGTCTACTCGTTCGAGGCACCTACCACATCAAGTCCTTCTTCACGGATGATGACAAAACAGACCATCTGTCCTGGGAGTGGGACCTCAACATAAAGAAAGACTGGAAGGActga